The following are from one region of the Aspergillus chevalieri M1 DNA, chromosome 1, nearly complete sequence genome:
- the CTA1_1 gene encoding peroxisomal catalase A (COG:P;~EggNog:ENOG410PHHM;~InterPro:IPR018028,IPR011614,IPR024711,IPR037060, IPR020835;~PFAM:PF00199;~go_function: GO:0004096 - catalase activity [Evidence IEA];~go_function: GO:0020037 - heme binding [Evidence IEA];~go_process: GO:0006979 - response to oxidative stress [Evidence IEA];~go_process: GO:0055114 - oxidation-reduction process [Evidence IEA]) — MPKVKGKSKTTRLLARFSTIAGELGYPDTVRDAKGAAFKFYTEEGNLDWVFLNPEVFNLRDPAKFASLVHAKKRDPATNLLDANMLWDFLSSHPETFNALMRNYTDEGTPKSYSRLVISSVNTYTFTKRKSPTEWDHHLVRIKLVPATPIDPDKDWFTYDEATTMAGKDPDYLTRRLYDEIQRGQFPTWKVSAQILDPAKTSVDVLDATKVVPASDCPWIEFGQLKLNELPQNYFTQVEQAAFTPANIVPGWDISPDPILQIRLLSYGDSQRYRLGANHDQLPPNRACSYVYDPTRRNGAHSLTNYANAPNYIGSSGRDLKKPDHYNISFLKWQGNISRYLSKVEDVDYKQCREHWDTLSGPQQSRFISNVASSVAPASLPVRIATIAVFTKIWQAKGHETPPGPSPEKLTEDLKDRINERLENNKSKGSRLGIVPGGEGSDDLSYIPPTFPDPSTRPVPDIYERV; from the exons ATGCCAAAGGT CAAAGGAAAATCGAAGACCACCCGGCTTCTTGCGCGGTTCTCTACCATTGCCGGAGAGTTGGGCTATCCGGACACCGTCCGAGATGCGAAGGGAGCAGCCTTCAAGTTCTACACCGAAGAAGGCAACTTGGACTGGGTCTTCCTTAATCCC GAGGTTTTCAATTTGAGGGATCCCGCGAAGTTCGCTTCTCTAGTACATGCTAAAAAGCGTGACCCGGCCACAAATCTGTTGGATGCGAATATG TTATGGGA CTTTTTGAGTAGCCACCCGGAAACTTTCAACGCATTGATGAGAAACTACACGGATGAAGGAACGCCCAAGTCTTATTCCAGACTTGTCATTTCCAGCGTCAACACCTACACGTTCACCAAGCGCAAGAGC CCAACTGAGTGGGATCACCATTTGGTCAGGATCAAGCTAGTTCCGGCAACCCCCATCGACCCCGACAAGGATTGGTTCACTTATGACGAGGCCACGACGATGGCCGGAAAGGATCCTGACTATCTGACCCGTCGTCTGTACGATGAGATTCAGCGAGGTCAATTCCCGACGTGGAAGGTTTCTGCACAAATCCTCGACCCAGCCAAAACTTCTGTGGACGTTTTGGACGCCACGAAGGTGGTCCCGGCGTCTGATTGCCCATGGATCGAATTCGGCCAGCTCAAGCTCAACGAACTTCCGCAGAACTACTTCACTCAGGTGGAGCAGGCAGCGTTCACTCCGGCAAACATCGTCCCTGGTTGGGATATTTCTCCTGATCCGA TCCTCCAAATCCGCCTACTCTCATACGGAGATTCGCAGCGATACCGCTTGGGTGCTAATCATGACCAGCTGCCGCCGAACCGAGCTTGTTCGTATGTTTACGATCCCACTAGGCGTAATGGCGCTCATAGTTTGACCAACTACGCGAATGCACCCAACTATATCGGGAGCAGCGGGCGCGATCTGAAGAAACCGGATCACTACAACATAAGTTTCTTGAAATGGCAGGGCAATATCAGCAGGTACCTCAGCAAAGTGGAAGACGTTGATTACAAGCAATGCCGAGAGCATTGGGACACCCTCAGCGGACCCCAACAGTCGCGTTTCATCAGTAACGTGGCTTCCTCGGTAGCGCCTGCTTCTTTGCCAGTTCGGATAGCAACTATCG CCGTCTTTACCAAAATCTGGCAGGCCAAAGGACACGAAACGCCTCCAGGCCCATCTCCTGAAAAATTGACCGAGGACCTTAAGGACAGAATTAACGAGAGACTGGAGAACAACAAGTCCAAGGGAAGCAGACTGGGCATTGTCCCGGGAGGAGAAGGTTCTGATGATCTCAGCTATATCCCACCTACTTTCCCGGATCCGTCAACTCGACCAGTTCCCGATATCTATGAGCGTGTGTAA
- a CDS encoding uncharacterized protein (COG:S;~EggNog:ENOG410PZVK), which produces MTFPCTRCARLGKSCVKSEGSNRCSECVKASNCRCEESEASFSDAEWRRLVRAQQKLEDEEERANEEMATILARLNRYKKQKKLLHRRAGDFIARDIKEIEELEKLEEQERKEREEQEKFQEQGKDAEVEAQLAAMPNNPSLTQMMDSPSFWENFDSIVAGGIPSPTGGNQSSSQ; this is translated from the coding sequence ATGACTTTTCCCTGTACTCGTTGCGCCCGACTGGGAAAATCTTGTGTCAAGTCGGAAGGCTCAAATCGTTGTAGCGAGTGTGTGAAGGCGTCAAATTGTCGTTGTGAGGAATCTGAAGCCTCTTTTTCTGATGCCGAATGGCGTCGCTTGGTTCGGGCTCAACAGAAAttggaagatgaggaagagcGTGCAAATGAGGAAATGGCTACAATATTAGCCCGGTTGAATCGGtacaagaagcaaaagaagcttCTTCATAGGCGTGCTGGAGATTTTATTGCTCGAGATATCAAAGAAATTGAAGAGTTGGAGAAATTGGAAGAGCAAGAACGAAAAGAGCGTGAAGAGCAAGAAAAGTTCCAAGAACAAGGAAAGGATGCTGAGGTTGAAGCTCAGCTCGCTGCAATGCCAAACAATCCTAGTTTGACTCAGATGATggattctccttccttctgggagaatttcGATTCGAtcgtcgctggtggtattccttcaccaactggtggcaaccagtcaagttcgcaatag
- a CDS encoding uncharacterized protein (InterPro:IPR037060,IPR020835,IPR011614;~go_function: GO:0004096 - catalase activity [Evidence IEA];~go_function: GO:0020037 - heme binding [Evidence IEA];~go_process: GO:0055114 - oxidation-reduction process [Evidence IEA]) yields MASEPKNVAERPKAVHTHEAHPTISCGKAGRLPDPPVSKGYFTLPNGCPVEHPLLAERADKQIESTRYGSQLIQDLNTVEQIAHISRERIPERCVTSAFQVTVTDLNVLISRDDMESRGRNYWMKEMQEGTGIELAEPADMSRDPSSDPNIATGMIGYDDNHTQHNRGT; encoded by the exons ATGGCATCTGAACCAAAG AACGTTGCCGAAAGGCCTAAAGCTGTCCATACACATGAAG CCCATCCCACTATATCCTGTGGCAAAGCTGGAAGGCTTCCTGACCCTCCTGTCAGTAAAGGCTACTTCACGTTGCCCAACG GCTGTCCCGTGGAACATCCCCTTCTGGCTGAAAGAGCCGACAAACAAATTGAGAGTACCCGTTACGGGTCTCAGTTGATACAAGACCTGAACACCGTTGAGCAAATTGCTCACATCAGCCGCGAACGGATCCCGGAACGGTGCGTTACTTCCGCTTTCCAGGTTACTGTTACAGACCTCAACGTATtaatctcacgtgatgatatgGAGAGTCGAGGCAGAAACTATTGGATGAAGGAaatgcaggaaggaacagggatcgaATTGGCCGAACCAGCGGAtatgtcacgtgatccttCATCAGATCCGAACATAGCAACAGGTATGATCGGATATGATGACAATCATACCCAGCATAACAGAGGGACATGA
- a CDS encoding uncharacterized protein (COG:S;~EggNog:ENOG410Q05F;~InterPro:IPR012337): protein MLAALNSSMDKLREYYALTCNKELGELYAIGTILSPQNKLQYFQTKDWKDQKIDYAALYCESLNDWIKPYRLSETQQPPLQIQKSTHSNMLSLLLSENQTEMPAPTVQGEIDRYCDSATLPNGTCPQQFWKHHEAEYPTLAALA, encoded by the exons ATGCTTGCAGCACTGAATTCATCTATGGATAAACTGCGTGAATACTACGCCCTAACATGCAACAAGGAACTTGGTGAGCTTTATGCAATTGGGACTATTCTTTCACCTCAGAATAAGCTCCAATATTTCCAAACAAAGGATTGGAAGGATCAGAAAATCGACTATGCAGCCCTCTATTGTGAGAGTCTTAATGATTGGATCAAACCCTACCGGCTCTCTGAGACTCAACAACCTCCATTGCAAATTCAGAAATCAACCCATTCCAATATGCTTTCCTTACTACTTTCTGAAAACCAAACAGAGATGCCAGCACCTACCGTCCAAGGTGAAATTGATCGGTACTGTGATAGTG CAACACTACCTAATGGAACCTGCCCTCAGCAGTTCTGGAAGCATCATGAGGCTGAGTACCCAACTCTAGCAGCTCTTGCCTGA
- a CDS encoding uncharacterized protein (COG:S;~EggNog:ENOG410QEA6;~InterPro:IPR022698,IPR013087;~PFAM:PF12013), with the protein MDLFLYNDTHRLWICGPCGFAVRPAHLAAHLANRHPKHPSAATPALRRAACALMLKRPCWDPAREPDRPVPPPPAPGSPPVPGLPVHPGYRCPHPDCAYIVCNPESLLRHRTRIHADRRPRGRQPPASQVSPLPLYRTVSCQRFFPSGAGSGFFQVTPPAHTERARQAATMGEVEFIRRQVAGALAEDAAAAEAGAQQVPDPDAKAPTEISPWLELTRWPEFLHGHAFTAVAPLAAPPDPTAEPLLTVFSASVERLIEAAYQSIKTRRINEFDQIRINSFLQRPRVWDRPILIQLRPSTYRAYRQVWQRLICFAYRTSRPNAAVQLGHQLTTAQLAALDRMETAAAELLSLPSPPLCTPGPGAADHPPWTTGGGPWVVIQTPRGGDRDRDPEGDRRTERRHAAYEQLDHACLDLSIALLDHPLKGDLFESAVVAFLAVLGVDVEKQTFRDPYAFTSSLSGLIKMAQMLVAQRAVQMADHGQVEHPADALEAMRERFLLPGVAAPFNWLTRAAHVWQAHPEHHHQSGIYLLER; encoded by the exons ATGGACCTCTTCCTCTACAACGACACCCATCGCCTGTGGATCTGTGGTCCCTGTGGATTCGCCGTGCGGCCCGCCCATCTCGCCGCCCACCTGGCCAACCGCCATCCCAAGCATCCCTCCGCGGCCACCCCGGCCCTCCGCCGGGCCGCCTGTGCCCTGATGCTCAAGCGGCCCTGCTGGGACCCCGCGCGGGAGCCTGACCGTCCGGTCCCGCCGCCCCCGGCCCCGGGGAGTCCGCCGGTCCCGGGGCTCCCCGTCCACCCGGGCTATCGCTGCCCCCACCCCGACTGTGCCTACATCGTGTGCAATCCTGAGAGCCTCCTGCGGCACCGGACCCGGATCCATGCGGACCGTCGACCCCGGGGCCGACAGCCCCCGGCCAGCCAGGTGTCCCCGCTGCCCCTGTATCGGACCGTCAGCTGTCAgcgcttcttcccctccggtGCCGGCAGCGGTTTCTTCCAGGTCACCCCACCCGCGCACACGGAGCGGGCCCGCCAGGCGGCCACCATGGGTGAGGTGGAGTTCATCCGGAGGCAGGTGGCCGGGGCCCTCGCCGAGgacgcggcggcggcggaggccggGGCCCAGCAGGTGCCGGACCCGGATGCCAAAGCGCCCACCGAGATATCCCCCTGGCTGGAGCTCACCCGGTGGCCCGAGTTCCTGCATGGGCATGCCTTCACAGCGGTAGCCCCGCTGGCTGCACCACCGGATCCCACAGCTGAGCCCCTTCTGACAGTGTTCAGCGCCAGCGTCGAGCGGCTGATCGAGGCGGCCTACCAGTCCATCAAGACGCGGCGGATCAACGAGTTTGACCAG ATCCGAATCAACAGCTTCCTGCAACGGCCACGGGTGTGGGACCGGCCCATCCTGATCCAGCTCCGGCCCTCCACCTACCGGGCCTACCGGCAGGTCTGGCAGCGGCTGATCTGCTTCGCCTACCGCACCAGCCGCCCCAATGCAGCCGTGCAGCTCGGCCACCAGCTCACCACTGCACAGCTGGCGGCCctggaccggatggagacggCGGCAGCGGAGCTGCTGTCATTGCCCTCGCCACCACTCTGCACACCCGGGCCCGGGGCggcggatcatccaccatggaccacaGGAGGGGGCCCATGGGTCGTCATCCAGACGCCCCGTGGGGGGGATCGGGATCGGGACCCGGAGGGGGACCGGAGGACCGAGCGGCGCCATGCAGCATATGAGCAACTGGACCATGCCTGCCTGGACCTGTCCATCGCGCTGCTGGACCACCCACTGAAAGGGGATCTCTTTGAGAGTGCGGTGGTGGCCTTCCTGGcagtgttgggggtggatgtGGAGAAACAGACCTTCCGGGACCCCTACGCGTTCACCAGCTCCCTGTCCGGGCTGATCAAGATGGCCCAGATGCTGGTGGCGCAGCGCGCGGTGCAGATGGCGGACCATGGTCAGGTTGAGCACCCGGCAGATGCCCTGGAGGCCATGCGGGAGCGGTTCCTCCTCCCGGGGGTGGCTGCCCCCTTCAACTGGCTCACACGGGCTGCGCACGTTTGGCAAGCGCATCcagaacaccaccaccagtctgGGATATATCTACTGGAGCGATGA